In the Salvelinus alpinus unplaced genomic scaffold, SLU_Salpinus.1 scaffold_270, whole genome shotgun sequence genome, tacagcctgtaaccttaatacagcctgtaaccttgtagtggttaatacagtctgtaaccttgtagtggttaatacagcctgtaaccttgtagtggttaatacagcctgtaaccttgtagtggttaatacagcctgtaaccttgtagtggttaatacagtctgtaaccttgtagtggttaatacagcctgtaaccttgtagtggttaatacagcctgtaaccttgtagtggttaatacagcctgtaaccttgtagtggttaatacagcctgtaaccgtgtagtggttaatacagcctgtaaccttaatacagcctgtaaccttgtagtggttaatacagcctgtaaccttgtagtggttaatacagcctgtaaccgtgtagtggttaatacagcctgtaaccgtgtagtggttaatacagcctgtaaccttaatacagcctgtaaccttgtagtggttaatacagtctgtaaccttgtagtggttaatacagcctgtaatcttaatacagcctgtaaccttaatacagtctgtaaccttgtagtggttaatacagcctgtaaccgtgtagtggttaatacagcctgtaaccttaatacagcctgtaaccttgtagtggttaatacagtctgtaaccttgtagtggttaatacagcctgtaaccttaatacagcctgtaaccttgtagtggttaatacagcctgtaaccttgtagtagttaatacagcctgtaaccttgtagtggttaatgtAGCCTATAATCTTGTAGTGGTTAATGTAGTTGCATGGTGTGGGGGAGGACAGTGGAATACACTAGGTGAAGGAGGAGGAGCCTGAACCTCTAGAACCCTGTGACTCACCCTGCAGATCTCCATCCTATTGGCTgcctcttccatctcctctctgaGGGCCTCCCCCTTGGCCCCGCCCGCCTGCAGGTTGCTAGGGTGACTGGAGGACTTGGACGACTGGTGAAACCTACAGGAAAGGAGGAGACAGAAGAAGAGTTAGGAGGAGGGATGGaacaccaacacacagacagcatcccaaatggcatcctattccaggctatatagtgcactacttctgaccagtaGCGCACTATGTAGGGATTAGGGGCGCGATTTGAGACACAACCACTGAGGGAAGGAACATGCACTTCTAAGCATTATTCTAAACATGAGCATGTCTTAAGAGGTGAAGGCCAGTGAAGAGGGTAGAAGGCTGTATGTTAACATGCAGTCCATCCCTCACCGTGTGCGAGCTGAGTCCATGTCCAGCACCAGCTTGGCTAAATGTTTCCTCTGTTTCTGGATGTTGGGAATGTCCACCTGGGAAGAGACAGGAACACGTCAAACCTCCTCCATAATGTATCTCCACTACATTCACTTATCTACTAGTTAAGTGGGAGTGGAGATGGGAGGAATATTCCACCACCCTGAAGTTAATAGACAATAATGAACATGCTGACATTGTGTCTTAACGATCATGTTCAGTCAGAGACAGTAATGATGAATGTTGTGGGCAGCCTCTGGACAGACAATTATAACAATTATAACTTCAAGTAATGTATGGCTAGGGACAGTAGGACTCACCTCATCATAGGGACAGTAGGACTCACCTCATCATAGAGACAGTAGGACTCACCTCATCATAGACAGTAGGACTCACCTCATCATAGACAGTAGGACTCACCTCATCATAGGGACAGTAGGACTCACCTCATCATAGAGACAGTAGGACTCACCTCATCATAGGGACAGTAGGACTCACCTCATCATAGAGACAATAGGACTCACCTCATCATAGAGACATTAAGACTCACTTCATCATAGAGACAGTAGGACTCACCTCATCATAGAGACAATAGGACTCACCTCATCATAGAGACATTAAGACTCACTTCATCATAGAGACAGTAGGACTCACCTCATCATAGAGACAATAGGACTCACCTCATCATAGAAACATTAAGACTCACTTCATCATAGGGACAGTAGGACTCACCTCATCATAGAGACAGTAGGACTCACCTCATCATAGGGACAGTAGGACTCACCTCATCATAGAGACAATAGGACTCACCTCATCATAGAGACAGTAGGACTCACCTCATCATAGACATTAGGACTCACCTCATCATAGACAGTAGGACTCACCTCATCATAGAGACAGTAGGACTCACCTCATCATAGACAGTAGGACTCACCTCATCATAGAGACAATAGGACTCACCTCATCATAGAGACAGTAGGACTCACCTCATCATAGACATTAGGACTCACCTCATCATAGACAGTAGGACTCACCTCAGCCAGCTCATAGAGAGGCTCCACCACATCATAGAGACAGTAGGACTCACCACATCATAGAGACAGTAGGACTCACCTCATCATAGAGACAATAGGACTCACCTCATCATAGAGACAGTAGGACTCACCTCATCATAGACAGTAGGACTCACCTCATCATAGACAGTAGGACTCACCTCATCATAGACAGTAGGACTCACCTCAGCCAGCTCATAGAGAGGCTCCACCACATCCTTCTCTATCTGGAACTCAAACTGAATCAGTTCCTGGGCCagcttctcctctgtctccccaCACAGGTTCAGCATCTTCCTGTTAGGGGAACAGAGCCAATCAAAACATCAGCTAGGTCCCTGCCACAGCCAATCACAATGTCAGCTAGGTCCCTGCCACAGCCAATCTCAATGTCAGCTAGGTCCCAGTCAATCACAACATCAGCTAGGACCCGGCCACAAGCAATCACAACGTCAGATAGGACGCAGCCATAGCCAATCACAACGTCAGCTAGGACCCGGCTTCAGCTAATCAGAATGCATGGGATAGAGAACAAGGTCAAAGAGGACAGAGTGGAATTATGGCAGAATCAACATAAAAAAGgtgtgtgcgtgaatgtgtgtgtgtgtgagtgagtgagtgagtgagtgagtgagtgagtgagtgagtgagtgagtgagtgagtgaatgagtgaatgagtgagtgagtgcgtaTACAGGGACTCACCCTAGTAGAGAGTCGTCCCCCAGCACAGCAGCTCCTTCTACCATACATTGTGCCAGGATGGTTAGTGGGAGCTTTTTCTGATACAAGACAGACAGAATTAACATGCAGTATTTCATATCAGCGCACAAGGTAGCAGAACATGTTCCTCTGTCACTGTGAACGGGGATATTATGGTCTTGTATTTATTCCTGGTTTATTTGAATAGGACAGATAGAAACTCACAGACACATTGAATAAACAAGAATCCGATAGGTCCTTACCGAGGGAGACTTGACtgatttcttctctctctcttcagcccctTGCTGGCCCTGCAGGCAGGCCGTCAGCTTCTTGTGAGTGCTGTGGGTCACCTGTTTGACCAGGTCCAACCGCTTCTCCACCTAGACCAGCACAGCAACACGTATCAGACACCGCGCTAACAGGTAGGCCAGaaatcacacacacaggcacacacacacacacacacttatttacCTGCAGAAGATCGTCGCTTAACACTTCAGTTTTTTCTGCCCTAGAAAGAGAAAACATACCAGTCAGGACTGGGTTAGGGTGGAGAGGGTAGAAGGAGAAAACATACCAGTCAGGATTGGGTTAgggtggagaggatagaaggagaaaacataccagtcaggattgggttagggtggagagggtagaaggagaaaacataccagtcaggattgggttagggtggagagggtagaaggagaaaacataccagtcaggattgggttagggtggagaggatagaaggagaaaacataccagtcaggattgggttagggtggagaggatagaaggagaaaacataccagtcaggattgggttagggtggagagggtagaaggagaaaacataccagtcaggattgggttagggtggagagggtagaaagagaaaacataccagtcaggactgggttagggtggagagggtagaaggagaaaacataccagtcaggattgggttagggtggagagaatagaaggagaaaacataccagtcaggactgggttagggtggagaggatagaaggagaaaacataccagtcaggactgggttagggtggagaggatagaaggagaaaacataccagtcaggattgggttagggtggagagggtagaaagagaAAACATACCAGTCAGGACTGGGTTAGGGTGGAGAGGGTAGAAGGAGAAAACATACCACTCAGGACTGGGTTAGGGTGGAGAGGGTAGAAGGAGAAAACATACCACTCAGGACTGGGTTAgggtggagaggatagaaggagaaaacataccagtcaggattgggttagggtggagaggatagaaggAGAAAACAGACCAGTCAGGATTGGGTTAgggtggagaggatagaaggACAAAACAGACCAGTCAGGATTGGGTTAGGGTGGAGAGGGTAGAAGGAGAAAACATACCAGTCAGGCTTGGGTTAGGGTGGAGAGGGTAGAAGGAGTAAACATACCAGTCAGGATTGGGTTAgggtggagaggatagaaggagaaaacataccagtcaggattgggttagggtggagaggatagaaggagaaaacataccagtcaggattgggttagggtggagagggtagaaggagaaaacataccagtcaggactgggttagggtggaggggatagaaggagaaaacataccagtcaggattgggttagggtggagaggatagaaggagaaaacataccagtcaggattgggttagggtggagaggatagaaggagaaaacataccagtcaggattgggttagggtggagagggtagaaggagaaaacataccagtcaggattgggttagggtggagaggatagaaggagaaaacataccagtcaggattgggttagggtggaggggatagaaggagaaaacataccagtcaggattgggttagggtggagagggtagaaggagaaaacataccagtcaggattgggttagggtggagaggatagaaggAGAAAACATACCAGTCAGGATTGGGTTAGGGTGGAGAGGGTAGAAGGAGAAAACATACCAGTCAGGATTGGGTTAGGGTGGAGAGGGTTTGAATGATTTAACAAGAACACACTCAACAAGCCTCTGGGGAATCTCCTTCAGTACTTGATGTAGTTATTTGAATCAAGTtgcagagccttcagaaagtattcacaccccttgtcttactccacatgttgttgtgttacaacctcaattcaaaatggatcaaaataataataattctcacccatctacacacaataccccataatgacaaagtgataacatgtttttagaaatcttagcaaatttattgaaaataaaatgcaGAAATATGTTATTTACATatagaagcacctttgacagcgattacagctgtgagtctttctgggtctctaAGCATTCCAACCTGAGTTGTGCAACATTTACccataattcttcaagctcttcaaattggttgttgatcattgctagacaaccatttttcaggtcatgccatagattttcaagtacatttaagtcaaaactgtaactcagcactcaggaacagtcactgtcttcttggtaagcaactccagtgtatatttggccttgtgttttatgttattgtcctgatgaaaggtgaattcatctcccagtgtctggttgaaagcagactgaaccacgtTTCCCTCTAGGATTGTGTGCTTAGTtccattacatgtattttttatcctgaaaaatctccccagtccttaacgattacaagcatatccctaacatgatgcagccaccactatgctctGTCCACTATGattccctcgtcaatctacacacaataccccataatgacaaagtgaaaacagtgttTTTCTAAATGTACATAAGAAagtacgtattcagaccctttgctatgagacttggaaTTGAgctctgtggtaaattcaattgattggacatgatttggaaaggcacacacctgtctatataaggttccacagttgacagtgcatgtcagagaaaaaaacaagccatgaggttgaaggaattgtcggtagagcaccgagacaggattgtgtcgaggcacagatctggggaagggtaccaaaaaatatctgtaACATTGAAGGtctcaaagaacacagtggccactgtgttctcccATCTTCTCCCatcttcctctgtggagatgggagaaccttccaggatgacaaccatctctgcagcactccaccaatcaggcctttatggtagagtggccagacgacactcctcagtaaacggcacatgacagccagctcaGAGTTTGCCGAAAgatacctaaagactctcagaccatgagaaacaagattctctggtctgatgaaaccaagattgaactctttggcatgaatgccaagaaGAGCTATATCGTGAGATATATATGTCTATAAGAGCTATATGGTGAGATATATATGTCTATAAGAGCTGTATGGTGAGATATATATGTCTATAAGCACTATATGGTGAGATATATATGTCTATAAGAGCTATATGGTGAGATATATATGTCTATAAGAGCTATATGGGGAGATATATATGTCTATGAGCTGTATGGTGAGATATATATGTCTATAAGAGCTGTATAGCTCTCTGGGGATCATGTGTCTCAGAGTATTGGAGTGGTAAGAGTGAACACATCCAACTCTAATGACAAACTGAGCAGTTCTATCCAGTTAAATGGAAGCAAGGCCAGCTGTTTTGAATGACTGATTTCATTGCGTGTATCAGTATCAAACTGAAAGGGTATTATTGACTAGGCTGAGCAGGATAGAGGACAAAGGTTGACATATTTCACCAATCAGAGTCGTGTCCTGAAACACTTTGAAACGGGGAGATACTACCTGAAGTTGTCAAAGAAGATATGAACCACACACTTTTATTTTCCGTTAATAAATGTAGTTATAGTGCGTCCTACTGAACACAATCTAGGTCTCTAATCTCAGAAGGCAGGTgttaggatggtgtgtgtgtgtggggatggGGACATCCCCTCAGGCCATGGCTCTGCCTCATGCTTCAAgtgaataaataaacaaaataatgaaTTAATTTTCCAAGCTGCCAACAGCAGATGCTTCAAGTCCAATTGCAGCAGAGAAACAAACAGGACGGACAAACATAGCAGTGAATACAGTCTACGGATGTCAATGACCAGACCACTGCTTATAATAACCCTGCTGATAATAACCCTGCTGATAATAACCCTGCTGATAATAACCCTGCTGATAATAACCCTGCTGATTAGCAGGGTTACCCTGCTGATTAGGTCAGCagggtggtcccgtgtggctcagttggtagagcatggcgcttgcaacgccagggttgtgggttcattccccacggggggaccaggatgaatatgtatgaactttccaatttgtaagtcgctctggataagagcgtctgctaaatgacttaaatgtaaatgtaaatgtaaattagaaCCCTGCTGATTAGAACCCTGCTGATTACACCACTGCTGATAATAACCCTGCTGATTAGAACCCTGCTGATTAGATCCCTGCTGATTAGAACCCTGCTGATTAGAACCCTGCTGATTAGAACCCTGCTGATTAGAACCCTGCTGATTAGAACCCTGCTGATTAGACCACTGCTGATTAGAACCCTGCTGATTAGATCACTGCTGATTAGAACCCTGCTGATTAGAACCCTGCTGATTAGAACCCTGCTGATTAGAACCCTGCTGATTAGATCCCTGCTGATTAGAACCCTGCTGATTACACCACTGCTGATTACACCACTGCTGATTAGAACCCTGCTGATTATAACCCTGCTGATTATGACCCTGCTGATTAGGACCCTGCTGATTAGAACCCTGCTGATTAGGACCCTGCTGATTAGAACCCTGCTGATTAGACCACCGCTGATTAGAA is a window encoding:
- the LOC139567344 gene encoding rho GTPase-activating protein 44-like — translated: MFSLSRAEKTEVLSDDLLQVEKRLDLVKQVTHSTHKKLTACLQGQQGAEEREKKSVKSPSKKLPLTILAQCMVEGAAVLGDDSLLGKMLNLCGETEEKLAQELIQFEFQIEKDVVEPLYELAEVDIPNIQKQRKHLAKLVLDMDSARTRFHQSSKSSSHPSNLQAGGAKGEALREEMEEAANRMEICR